The following proteins come from a genomic window of Ferrovibrio sp. MS7:
- a CDS encoding branched-chain amino acid ABC transporter permease, translating into MFYRRSGIRFTKYSDERQIWPLPLDRRLAGFMLLLGLAAPFLVDRLYLVGYLLPWIIWSTAALGLNMLMGVAGQVHLGYGAVIGIGAYASVHAVRAGVPFEIAMLLGGVVSASVGIVFGAAALRVKGLYLAMATLAMQYIVDFVISHVPAISGGSQASITVPPITFLGIAVQGDRAVYYLALAICVIVTLFMLNLRRTSLGRALAAVREKDYAAEVIGVDTFRFKLLAFWVSSFIGGVVGAVLAVCYFRQISPEQFHIELSIQLIAMVIVGGMGSVLGSFFGAALILFAPIVLNNLIGTLATSFAWQLSADLRAHLPLMLYGAMIVGFLLWEPLGLAKIYNNIRNYFLVWPFRHAQR; encoded by the coding sequence ATGTTTTACCGCCGCTCCGGCATCCGCTTCACCAAATACAGCGACGAACGCCAGATCTGGCCGTTGCCGCTGGACCGCCGCCTTGCCGGCTTCATGCTGCTGCTCGGCCTTGCCGCGCCGTTCCTGGTCGACCGCCTCTATCTCGTCGGCTACCTGCTGCCCTGGATCATCTGGTCAACGGCAGCCCTTGGCCTGAACATGCTGATGGGCGTGGCCGGCCAGGTGCATCTGGGCTATGGCGCGGTGATCGGCATCGGCGCCTATGCCTCAGTGCATGCGGTGCGCGCCGGCGTGCCGTTTGAAATCGCCATGCTGCTGGGCGGCGTGGTTTCCGCCAGTGTCGGCATCGTGTTTGGCGCCGCAGCGCTCCGTGTGAAGGGCCTCTACCTCGCCATGGCGACCCTGGCGATGCAGTATATCGTCGATTTCGTGATCTCCCATGTGCCGGCGATCAGCGGCGGCAGCCAGGCTTCGATCACCGTGCCGCCGATCACCTTCCTCGGCATCGCCGTGCAGGGCGACCGCGCGGTTTATTATCTGGCGCTGGCGATCTGCGTCATTGTCACGCTGTTCATGCTCAACCTGCGCCGCACCAGCCTTGGCCGCGCGCTCGCCGCCGTGCGCGAGAAGGACTATGCGGCGGAAGTGATCGGCGTCGATACCTTCCGCTTCAAGCTGCTGGCCTTCTGGGTTTCCTCCTTCATCGGCGGCGTGGTCGGCGCCGTGCTGGCGGTATGCTACTTCCGCCAGATCTCGCCCGAGCAGTTCCATATCGAACTCTCGATCCAGCTTATCGCCATGGTGATCGTCGGTGGCATGGGCAGCGTGCTGGGCAGCTTCTTCGGCGCCGCGCTGATCCTGTTCGCCCCCATCGTACTGAACAACCTGATCGGCACGCTGGCCACCAGCTTCGCCTGGCAACTCAGCGCCGACCTGCGCGCGCATCTGCCGCTGATGCTCTATGGCGCCATGATCGTCGGCTTCCTGCTCTGGGAGCCACTCGGCCTGGCCAAGATCTACAACAATATCCGCAACTATTTCCTGGTATGGCCATTCCGCCATGCCCAACGCTGA
- a CDS encoding branched-chain amino acid ABC transporter permease, protein MDYLLILELGVNGVFVGLMYALVALGMVLIYKTSGIANLAQGALAMTGAYMAWVVSGPLGIPIWLAVPVAIVGMFGLGAATERLALRRMIGQPVIMAIMLTLGIEIMLRGLLPGMAGVAVKRLDIGIPGSPLFLGDLLINRSTMIGGAVSLLMILVSLLLFNSRLGVVMRAVSDDQTASWAVGIRVERAIAISWGLAAASATVAGVMWGATQGVDWSLSLLLIKALAIAILGGLDSIPGVLIAGLIVGVAESVATGVLDPLVGGGTRDVVASVIILLTLLLKPHGLFGREHIERI, encoded by the coding sequence ATGGATTACCTGCTGATCCTGGAACTCGGCGTCAATGGCGTCTTCGTCGGCCTGATGTATGCCCTGGTGGCGCTGGGCATGGTGCTGATCTACAAGACCTCCGGCATCGCCAATCTGGCCCAGGGCGCCCTGGCGATGACTGGCGCCTACATGGCCTGGGTAGTGTCTGGCCCGCTCGGCATCCCGATCTGGCTCGCTGTACCGGTGGCCATCGTCGGCATGTTCGGCTTGGGTGCCGCCACCGAGCGCCTGGCTTTGCGCCGCATGATTGGCCAGCCGGTGATCATGGCGATCATGCTGACGCTGGGTATCGAAATCATGCTGCGCGGCCTGCTGCCGGGCATGGCCGGCGTGGCGGTGAAGCGCCTCGATATCGGCATTCCCGGCTCGCCGCTCTTTCTCGGCGACCTGCTGATCAACCGCTCCACCATGATCGGCGGCGCCGTGTCGCTGCTGATGATCCTGGTATCGCTGCTGCTGTTCAATTCCCGCCTCGGCGTGGTGATGCGCGCGGTGTCTGACGACCAGACCGCTTCCTGGGCGGTGGGCATCCGTGTCGAGCGCGCGATTGCGATTTCCTGGGGTCTGGCTGCCGCCAGCGCCACCGTTGCTGGTGTGATGTGGGGCGCTACCCAGGGCGTCGACTGGTCGCTATCGCTGCTGCTGATCAAGGCCCTGGCCATCGCCATCCTGGGCGGCCTTGACTCGATCCCCGGTGTGCTGATCGCCGGATTGATCGTCGGCGTGGCGGAAAGCGTTGCCACCGGCGTGCTCGATCCGCTGGTTGGCGGCGGCACCCGCGATGTCGTTGCTTCCGTCATTATCCTGCTCACCCTGCTGCTGAAGCCGCACGGCTTGTTTGGCCGCGAACATATCGAACGGATCTGA
- a CDS encoding AMP-dependent synthetase/ligase yields the protein MNAAHLHDSLAPSTLVGALAHNAMRYPNRVAFRERDYGIWQEFTWPQARDRVLALAAGFEELGVEPGHAVIVVGDNRANLYFSMLAANVLRAFPSPIYPDVPVDELDTFTRFGSPKLAVAEDQEQVDKLMGLRERTGRPQVILFDDPRGLGHQRPEGVLALEEVAEKGRARLQAESGLAENLLLRAQPDDISVLLYSSGTTGLPKGIPLRHRNVVGGISNAAKGGYFRQHEELFAYLPTAWVGDFVFTLGAGLLMTATINIPERQETVLSDIRAVAPTFYLAAPRAWDNMLTRVQVGMADSTPLKRWLFDVFMPHAIKVEQGRMNGQQPSLLDHLKLALGEIFVYGPIKDYLGLTRAERAFTGGEAMGEDTFLFFRALGIKLKQFYGQTETAALSAAQTEGAVKLQTVGKPMPGVDIRIDDSGEILIRSASVIDGYFDDAEASAKAFSDGWLRTGDAGYLDEDGHLAVLGRVSEVVRTAAGERYIPNYIENRLKFSQYVRNVAILGAGRDYLTAIVCIDLEAVGHWAEKRSITYTSYAELSQKPEVLELIQGVVAHVNSLQPEALRIRRFVNLHKDFDADDGEITRTRKLRRNTIEERYGKLIEALYSGVKDVTFEAEITYEDGSKGKLSRVLAIREGAA from the coding sequence ATGAACGCGGCTCATTTACACGATAGCCTGGCGCCCAGCACCCTGGTGGGCGCCCTGGCGCATAATGCGATGCGCTATCCCAACCGCGTTGCCTTCCGCGAGCGCGACTATGGTATCTGGCAGGAATTCACCTGGCCGCAGGCGCGCGACCGGGTGCTGGCACTGGCCGCAGGCTTCGAGGAGTTGGGCGTCGAACCCGGCCATGCGGTGATCGTGGTGGGCGACAACCGCGCTAATCTGTATTTCTCGATGCTGGCGGCGAATGTGCTGCGCGCCTTCCCCTCGCCGATCTATCCCGATGTGCCGGTGGACGAACTCGACACCTTCACCCGCTTCGGTTCGCCAAAGCTGGCAGTGGCGGAAGACCAGGAACAGGTCGACAAGTTGATGGGCCTGCGCGAACGCACCGGCCGCCCCCAGGTGATCCTGTTCGACGATCCGCGCGGCTTGGGCCATCAGCGACCCGAGGGGGTGCTGGCGCTGGAAGAGGTGGCCGAAAAAGGCCGCGCCCGGCTGCAGGCGGAAAGTGGCCTGGCCGAAAACCTGCTACTGCGGGCACAGCCTGACGATATCTCCGTGCTGCTCTATTCTTCAGGCACCACCGGCCTGCCCAAGGGCATTCCGCTGCGCCATCGCAATGTGGTTGGCGGTATCAGCAATGCCGCCAAGGGCGGCTATTTCCGCCAGCATGAAGAACTCTTTGCCTATCTGCCCACCGCCTGGGTCGGCGACTTCGTGTTCACGCTCGGCGCCGGCTTGCTGATGACGGCAACGATCAACATCCCCGAGCGCCAGGAAACCGTGCTGAGCGATATCCGCGCCGTGGCACCGACTTTCTATCTCGCCGCGCCGCGCGCTTGGGACAACATGCTGACCCGCGTGCAGGTCGGCATGGCGGATTCGACACCCCTGAAACGCTGGCTGTTCGATGTGTTCATGCCGCATGCCATCAAGGTTGAGCAAGGCCGCATGAACGGTCAGCAGCCCAGCCTGCTCGACCACTTGAAACTGGCCTTGGGCGAAATCTTCGTCTATGGCCCGATCAAGGATTATCTCGGCCTCACCCGCGCTGAACGCGCCTTCACCGGCGGCGAAGCGATGGGCGAGGACACCTTCCTGTTCTTCCGCGCGCTGGGTATCAAGCTGAAGCAATTCTACGGCCAGACCGAGACCGCTGCGCTTTCGGCGGCACAGACGGAAGGGGCGGTGAAGTTGCAGACCGTCGGCAAGCCGATGCCGGGCGTCGATATCCGCATCGACGATAGCGGCGAAATCCTGATTCGCTCGGCTTCCGTGATCGACGGTTATTTCGATGATGCCGAGGCCAGCGCCAAGGCATTCTCCGATGGCTGGCTGCGCACCGGCGATGCCGGCTACCTGGACGAAGACGGCCACCTTGCCGTGCTCGGCCGCGTCAGCGAAGTAGTACGCACGGCGGCGGGCGAACGCTATATCCCGAACTATATCGAGAACCGGCTAAAATTCAGCCAGTACGTGCGCAACGTGGCGATCCTCGGCGCCGGCCGGGATTATCTCACCGCCATTGTCTGCATCGACCTCGAAGCTGTAGGCCACTGGGCCGAGAAGCGTTCGATCACCTATACCTCCTATGCCGAATTGTCGCAGAAGCCGGAAGTGCTGGAGCTGATCCAGGGCGTGGTGGCGCATGTCAATTCGCTGCAGCCGGAAGCCTTGCGCATCCGCCGCTTCGTGAACCTGCACAAGGATTTCGACGCCGATGACGGTGAAATCACCCGCACCCGCAAGCTGCGCCGCAACACCATCGAGGAACGCTACGGCAAGCTGATCGAGGCGCTCTATTCTGGCGTGAAGGATGTGACCTTCGAGGCCGAAATCACCTACGAGGATGGCTCGAAGGGCAAACTGAGCCGCGTGCTCGCGATTCGTGAGGGGGCGGCCTGA
- a CDS encoding ABC transporter ATP-binding protein → MSGDRVLECRGIERSFGGLKALKGVDLHVDRGEIFGLVGPNGSGKTTMVNVVTGFYPPNAGQVHLFGQNITAVKPHRVASLGVARTFQNLALFRGMSVLDNILLGRHVRMRPSALASLFYWVWAAREEHEHRRAAEDVIDFMQLQDIRDEPVETIPMGLQKRVELARALVAEPRFLILDEPMAGMNQEEKEYIARFILDAREERGVTILLIEHHMDVVTAICDRIVVLSYGEIIAEGEPNAAIAKPEVVSAYLGKRAAARVAAGGH, encoded by the coding sequence ATGAGCGGCGACCGCGTTCTGGAATGCCGTGGCATTGAACGCTCCTTCGGCGGCCTCAAGGCGCTGAAGGGCGTGGACCTGCATGTCGACCGCGGCGAAATCTTCGGCCTGGTCGGCCCCAATGGCTCGGGCAAGACCACCATGGTCAATGTGGTGACCGGCTTCTATCCGCCCAATGCCGGCCAAGTGCATCTGTTCGGCCAGAATATCACGGCGGTCAAACCGCACCGCGTCGCCAGCCTCGGCGTGGCCCGCACCTTCCAGAATCTGGCGCTGTTCCGGGGCATGAGCGTGCTGGACAACATCCTGCTCGGCCGCCATGTGCGAATGCGGCCAAGTGCGCTGGCATCACTGTTTTACTGGGTCTGGGCGGCACGCGAGGAGCATGAGCATCGCCGCGCGGCGGAAGACGTGATCGACTTCATGCAGTTGCAGGATATCCGCGACGAGCCGGTGGAAACCATTCCGATGGGCCTGCAGAAGCGCGTGGAACTGGCCCGCGCCCTGGTGGCCGAGCCACGTTTCCTGATCCTGGACGAGCCGATGGCCGGCATGAACCAGGAAGAGAAGGAATATATCGCCCGCTTCATCCTGGATGCGCGCGAGGAACGCGGTGTCACCATCCTGCTGATCGAGCATCACATGGATGTGGTGACCGCGATCTGCGACCGCATCGTGGTGCTGAGCTATGGCGAGATCATCGCCGAGGGCGAGCCCAATGCCGCTATTGCCAAGCCCGAGGTGGTCTCTGCCTATCTGGGCAAGCGCGCCGCCGCCCGTGTTGCTGCCGGGGGCCATTGA
- a CDS encoding VOC family protein, protein MQQQISVITLGVADLARSRHFYTAGFGWQPVFQNDEIAFYQMNGLMLGTWLASALAADSGRAVMPPGNMSLAHNVTSRAAVEPLMRALVQAGGSLLRAALAPPHGGYCGYVADPDGHAWEIAWNPAWPISPEGYVTFGV, encoded by the coding sequence ATGCAGCAGCAGATTTCCGTGATCACCCTGGGCGTCGCCGATCTGGCGCGCTCGCGGCATTTTTATACCGCTGGCTTTGGCTGGCAGCCGGTGTTCCAGAATGACGAGATTGCCTTCTACCAGATGAACGGCCTGATGCTCGGCACCTGGCTTGCTTCGGCACTCGCCGCCGATAGTGGCCGGGCGGTGATGCCGCCCGGAAACATGTCGCTGGCGCATAACGTGACCAGCCGCGCGGCCGTCGAGCCGCTGATGCGGGCGCTGGTCCAGGCTGGCGGCAGCCTGTTGCGGGCAGCGCTTGCACCACCCCATGGCGGCTATTGCGGCTATGTCGCCGATCCCGATGGCCATGCCTGGGAAATCGCCTGGAATCCGGCCTGGCCGATTTCGCCGGAGGGCTACGTCACTTTTGGCGTTTAA
- a CDS encoding 3-hydroxyacyl-CoA dehydrogenase NAD-binding domain-containing protein, which translates to MSHIAIVGGGLIGASWAALFLAHGAKVVAWDPIAAMRQSFTKRTDIMRRQLRPLGLKAKGELRVVATLAEAVRDAAWIQENAPEQIPLKRALYAEIEALNTRALIASSTSSFQWSELAAEMKWPNRLVVAHPFNPPHLVPLVEIYGRTKAAVDQAFAFYEGFGKEPIRIRREAAGHVANRLASALWREAVNIVAEGIADVEDVDKALVEGPGLRWAIQGAHMTYHLGGGDGGLKHYLDHLGPSQEKRWRSLGSPTLDAATKRKLVQGIVKESRGRSIPQLAAERDAMLLALLKLKRQK; encoded by the coding sequence TTGTCTCACATCGCTATTGTCGGCGGCGGCCTGATCGGCGCGAGCTGGGCTGCCCTTTTCCTGGCCCATGGCGCCAAGGTGGTGGCCTGGGATCCCATCGCGGCCATGCGCCAGAGCTTCACCAAGCGCACCGATATCATGCGCCGCCAGTTGCGCCCGCTTGGCCTCAAGGCCAAGGGCGAGTTGCGCGTGGTCGCGACACTGGCCGAAGCCGTGCGTGATGCCGCCTGGATACAGGAGAATGCGCCGGAGCAGATACCGCTGAAACGCGCGCTCTATGCCGAAATCGAAGCCTTGAACACCAGGGCGCTGATCGCCTCCTCCACCTCCTCTTTCCAATGGTCTGAACTCGCCGCCGAAATGAAGTGGCCGAACCGGCTGGTGGTGGCGCATCCCTTCAACCCGCCGCATCTGGTGCCGCTGGTGGAAATCTACGGCCGCACCAAGGCGGCGGTTGATCAGGCTTTCGCCTTCTATGAAGGCTTTGGCAAGGAACCGATCCGGATCCGCCGCGAAGCCGCAGGCCATGTCGCCAACCGTCTGGCCTCGGCCTTATGGCGCGAGGCCGTCAATATCGTTGCCGAAGGCATCGCCGACGTGGAAGACGTGGACAAGGCGCTGGTGGAAGGCCCCGGCCTGCGCTGGGCGATCCAGGGTGCCCACATGACCTACCATCTCGGCGGCGGCGATGGCGGCCTGAAGCATTATCTCGACCATCTCGGCCCGAGCCAGGAAAAGCGCTGGCGCTCGCTTGGCTCACCGACGCTGGATGCCGCCACCAAGCGCAAGCTGGTGCAAGGCATTGTGAAGGAAAGCCGAGGCCGCAGCATCCCGCAACTTGCCGCTGAGCGCGACGCCATGCTGTTGGCTTTGCTCAAGCTTAAACGCCAAAAGTGA
- a CDS encoding DeoR/GlpR family DNA-binding transcription regulator, producing the protein MWAQERHIRIQGLLHQFKQMSADDLARDLDVSRETIRRDLLELEAAGLLKRVHGGAVLPDPPSEAPFADRLQVRRKEKQAIARAAIREIKPGQVCFVDAGSTTAILAAELGKIAGLTVITNSIDVASTLNGLRQDVTTLLLGGRLHSDVPGTYGELTLSEIARFRADVALLSPVGVHPEHGATDFVLHEAEIARSMIQQSQRVIFLADHAKIGTVSRVSICPCSRIDMVITDAGADRRQLAALRQAGLGETILAE; encoded by the coding sequence ATGTGGGCGCAGGAACGCCATATCCGCATCCAGGGGCTGCTGCACCAGTTCAAGCAGATGTCCGCCGACGACCTGGCACGCGACCTGGATGTCTCGCGCGAAACCATCCGCCGCGACCTGCTGGAACTGGAAGCCGCCGGCCTGCTGAAGCGGGTGCATGGCGGCGCGGTGCTGCCAGATCCGCCGAGCGAGGCGCCCTTCGCCGACCGCCTGCAGGTACGGCGCAAGGAGAAACAGGCCATCGCGCGGGCCGCCATCCGGGAAATCAAACCGGGGCAGGTCTGCTTCGTCGATGCCGGCTCCACCACGGCCATCCTCGCCGCCGAACTCGGCAAGATCGCCGGCTTGACGGTGATCACCAATTCCATCGACGTGGCTTCGACGCTGAACGGCCTGCGCCAGGATGTGACCACCCTGCTGCTCGGCGGCCGGCTGCATAGCGATGTGCCCGGCACCTATGGCGAACTGACGTTGAGCGAAATCGCGCGCTTTCGCGCCGATGTCGCATTGCTCTCGCCGGTGGGCGTGCATCCCGAACATGGCGCCACCGACTTCGTGCTGCATGAAGCCGAAATCGCCCGCAGCATGATCCAGCAGAGCCAGCGCGTCATCTTCCTGGCCGACCACGCCAAGATCGGCACGGTGAGCCGCGTCTCGATCTGCCCCTGCAGCCGCATCGACATGGTGATCACCGATGCCGGCGCCGACCGCCGCCAATTGGCAGCCTTGCGCCAGGCCGGCTTAGGCGAAACAATCCTCGCCGAGTGA